In Rutidosis leptorrhynchoides isolate AG116_Rl617_1_P2 chromosome 2, CSIRO_AGI_Rlap_v1, whole genome shotgun sequence, one genomic interval encodes:
- the LOC139891791 gene encoding uncharacterized protein isoform X2 yields MISMMWKLTARCLEMQGSERLQQRIVHNSGEICTDVDLPACLQPEIGDQQKEEKLIVPDTGHSRKRIEVYTRVTKLPLI; encoded by the exons ATGATCTCCATGATGTGGAAACTTACGGCCAG ATGCTTAGAGATGCAGGGTTCGGAGAGGTTACAGCAGAGGATCGTACATAACAG CGGAGAAATTTGTACAGATGTTGACCTTCCTGCTTGCCTTCAACCTGAAA TTGGTGACCAACAAAAAGAGGAGAAATTAATTGTACCAGACACTGGTCACTCTAGGAAAAGAATTGAAGTATATACCCGAGTAACCAA GCTTCCTTTAATTTAA
- the LOC139891791 gene encoding phosphoethanolamine N-methyltransferase 3-like isoform X1, whose amino-acid sequence MLDLKSGQKVLDVGCGIGGGDFYMAENFDVDVVGIDPFVNMISFAFERAIGLKCSVEFEVADCTKKSYPDDVFDVIYSRDTILHIQDKPALFRTFYKWLKPGGKVLISDYCRKSGKPSQDFAEYIKQRGYDLHDVETYGQMLRDAGFGEVTAEDRT is encoded by the exons ATGTTGGATCTGAAATCGGGCCAGAAAGTTTTAGATGTTGGATGCGGTATCGGGGGAGGCGACTTTTATATGGCTGAAAACTTTGATGTTGATGTCGTTGGCATTGATCCTTTTGTAAACATGATATCGTTTGCTTTTGAACGAGCCATTGGTCTTAAATGCTCAGTTGAATTTGAGGTTGCTGATTGCACTAAGAAATCGTATCCAGATGATGTGTTTGATGTCATCTACAGCCGTGATACCATCCTTCATATTCAA GATAAACCTGCATTGTTCCGCACCTTCTATAAGTGGTTGAAACCGGGGGGTAAAGTTCTGATCAGTGATTACTGTCGAAAATCTGGAAAACCGTCTCAAGATTTTGCAGAATATATCAAACAAAGAGGATATGATCTCCATGATGTGGAAACTTACGGCCAG ATGCTTAGAGATGCAGGGTTCGGAGAGGTTACAGCAGAGGATCGTACATAA